Genomic window (Methyloprofundus sp.):
TTATTGACTTGGCCGCCCAGCACCATTTCAACCACATCCATGGTTTCACTATCTGTGACTCGCATGCCATTAACGAATTCAGAGCTAATATTTAGGCGTTGCAGTAGGCTTCCAATTTGCGGGCCACCGCCATGCACTACAATAGGGTTAATGCCAACTAATTTCATCAGGACAATATCGCGGGCAAAACAGGCTTTCAAATTCTCATCTATCATGGCATTGCCGCCATATTTGATCACAACGGTTTTACCTTTAAATTTTTGAATATAAGGTAAAGACTCAATTAAGACATGAGCAATACCGTTGGCAGTTTTTTCTTTCATTTTATGTTGTTATTAAAAAGGGGCTATCCGCTTAATACGGGAAATTTAGGTATTCGACTATCAACAGCCTAAAAAGGTAAGGATAAATCAGCTTTGACTTCCAGAATAAGTTGGCGAAACTGCTCTTGAATACGAGCCAGCGCATCTTTACTATCACCTTCAAAACGGACTACTAATGATGGCGTGGTATTAGACGCGCGTACTAAGCCAAAGCCATCATCAAAATCGACGCGTAAGCCGTCAATATCAGTAATGGTGCCATCAGGGAAATTGGCTTTACTGACGAGTTGTTTTACTAATGCAATATTAACCCCTTCTTCTAAAGGAATATTGAGCTCAGGCGTATTAAAGCTGTCTGGAAAATCGGCAAAGACTTCGGCACTTGTTCTTGAGTCTTCTGATAATATTTCCATTAATCTGGCTGCAGCATAAATGCCATCATCAAAGCCAAACCAGCGATCATTAAAAAATAGGTGTCCACTCATTTCGCCAGCAAACACGGCATTTGTTTCTTTAAGCTTGGCTTTCATAAAGGAATGCCCTGTTTTCCAAATGCTTGCACGACCCCCTAATTTCTTAATATGCTCCGCTAACAAGCGCGTACACTTTACATCATAGATAATCTCTGCACCTGGGTTGCTTGCCAAAATGTGGGTGCTAAACAACATCATTTGTCGGTCTGGCCAAATGATTTTTCCATCGGAATCAACAATGCCTAAGCGGTCGCCATCACCATCAAAAGCCAACCCTAAATCAGCTTGAAAGTGCCCGACAGCTGCAATTAGGTCAGTATAGTTTTCGGGTTTGCTTGGGTCTGGAGTGTGATTGGGAAAAGTACCATCAATATCGCAAAATAATTCAATAACCTCACAACCTAAGGTTTTTAGTAAAATAGGCCCCAATTCCCCAGCAACACCATTACCTGCATCAATCACTACTTTCATGGGGCGTGCAATGCGCATATTATCGGTAATAACACCAATATATTCATTGCTGAGCATTTTATTTTCGGTAATAGTTCCAGCAGGGTTACTTTGGAAATGTTGCGCATCAATACGTTTTTTTAAGGATTGAATTTTTTTACCTGCTAAGGTCTCCTTTTCAAGCACGATTTTAACACCATTATAATTGGCTGGATTATGGCTGGCAGTCAACATAACGCCAGAGTGGCTGTCTAGGTGGTGTGCAGCAAAATAGAGTACTGGGGTGGGGACTATTCCAATATCAAGGATATTAATGCCAGTAGATAAAATACCTTCTGCTAATGTTGCACTCAGTGTTGGGCTAGAAGTGCGACCATCTCTAGCAAGAGCAATGCTCTTTAATTCTCGCTCTACTGCTTCACTACCAATAGCACGGCCAATATCGTAGATTAGTTCTTTGGTTAATACCGTATCTACCATGCCGCGAATGTCATAAGCACGAAAAACAGAGGCTGATGATTGGCTGGAGGAGGGGACTAAAGTGTTAGGTTCACTTTCTATTGTATCGGCACTGCTGCTAGGCTCGTCAAAGTCAGATAAGGAAATAGCAAAGCCTACATCTTTTTGTGGCTGATCAGTCGCACCTTGCTCGGCAAAAAAACTTGAAGAATTAATCTCGCTAGCTTCGGAGAACATACTATTAGTATCTAATTTTAACTCTAAATCTTGTTTGTGTTGTTGGGCATGCATATCCTTATCATCATCATTCATATCATCCCTTTCAATGACACGTTTAAATTGGATAATCGCTGAGATGAAATGGTTCATTTCATGTAGGTTGACTGGGTAATTTCCTGGTCTCTTGTCTAATAATAAATCTTTAGCAACTTTTAAAATGACGCGCTGATCTTCTATTAAATAGAACTCCAGTTTTCGGTAGTAGATATAGCAAACCAGAGCGCTAATAAAGGCAGGTACCAGAATAATGCTTAACACTAGGCTGAGGAATGAAAAGTCATAACTATCATCATACCAATAGTTTATTGTCCAAGCAGTATGACCAACGTGTATTACTTCGGGGACAGATAGTTCTTTGAGGGCGATATTTCCCTGTGTTGCAATGGAAAGGTCGGCTTGGTTCAATTCAACTAACAAACGTGTATTTTGTAGGGTATGTAGGCTATTAATTATTTTATTAAAATCAATGCTAGCCAAAATTACCGCTATATTTTTAGTATTACTTTGTACTGCTCGTGTCATGGCTAAGTGTCTGCCCTGGCCTTTGATGCCTTGAATGAGAGGTAATTGATGTTTTAGAAAAGAACTTTGTACTAGGTCTAAATCAGCATAACCCATATGCGGTGTGATTGATGTGTCAGGTTTATTGTCTCCAGGAAGTAACAGCCTAAATGCCATGGCATCAGGAAAGTAGCTCCCCATTTGTTGTACAATGTTTTTTGCATGGAGTAAATCAGACTGCTCAATAGCGGCAATTAATTCAGGGGAGTGCGCCATTTTCTGCAAGGTGTTATCTAATAGAGCCACCCGAGTAGACATAATATTAGCCGCCCCTTTGGCTAAATTAATGGCTGCATCGCGTTGTGCGTTAGCTGTGGCTGATTGTGAAAAGTAGAAAATACCTGCGCCTGCTAATGTTGTCATTAAGGTAGCTACAATTGCAATGATGATAAAGAGATGTCTCATTTTTGCCTCTTTAGGAAATATTAATGCTGCCCTGTATGGCCAAAGCCCCCAGTACCACGCTCTGATTGGTCAAATTCTGCTACCTGCTCAAATTCTGCTTGTACAACAGGAACAAATACCATCTGCGCAATACGC
Coding sequences:
- a CDS encoding phosphomannomutase/phosphoglucomutase is translated as MRHLFIIIAIVATLMTTLAGAGIFYFSQSATANAQRDAAINLAKGAANIMSTRVALLDNTLQKMAHSPELIAAIEQSDLLHAKNIVQQMGSYFPDAMAFRLLLPGDNKPDTSITPHMGYADLDLVQSSFLKHQLPLIQGIKGQGRHLAMTRAVQSNTKNIAVILASIDFNKIINSLHTLQNTRLLVELNQADLSIATQGNIALKELSVPEVIHVGHTAWTINYWYDDSYDFSFLSLVLSIILVPAFISALVCYIYYRKLEFYLIEDQRVILKVAKDLLLDKRPGNYPVNLHEMNHFISAIIQFKRVIERDDMNDDDKDMHAQQHKQDLELKLDTNSMFSEASEINSSSFFAEQGATDQPQKDVGFAISLSDFDEPSSSADTIESEPNTLVPSSSQSSASVFRAYDIRGMVDTVLTKELIYDIGRAIGSEAVERELKSIALARDGRTSSPTLSATLAEGILSTGINILDIGIVPTPVLYFAAHHLDSHSGVMLTASHNPANYNGVKIVLEKETLAGKKIQSLKKRIDAQHFQSNPAGTITENKMLSNEYIGVITDNMRIARPMKVVIDAGNGVAGELGPILLKTLGCEVIELFCDIDGTFPNHTPDPSKPENYTDLIAAVGHFQADLGLAFDGDGDRLGIVDSDGKIIWPDRQMMLFSTHILASNPGAEIIYDVKCTRLLAEHIKKLGGRASIWKTGHSFMKAKLKETNAVFAGEMSGHLFFNDRWFGFDDGIYAAARLMEILSEDSRTSAEVFADFPDSFNTPELNIPLEEGVNIALVKQLVSKANFPDGTITDIDGLRVDFDDGFGLVRASNTTPSLVVRFEGDSKDALARIQEQFRQLILEVKADLSLPF